TTTTTAATTACTCTCCACTCTGACCAAGAGATGAGGgtcctaaacatttttttttctctggaccTAGCACCTTTAAGAGTTTGTGCCAAGCTTATTTCCTGTATGTGGTGCGGTACAACCACTGTGACCCCCAACAATCGCAAACACAAAAGTCTTGTCTACTCGGCATATGAATGGGCAGTGGTCAATCATGttcactactgctccattcatgcTTGACCACcgctccattttttggggggaacttGGACCCTGGTTCTTATGTAATAGTGGGCCAGGGATGGACATGTCTACAGAGAAGAATGGATTGTGTATAGTACCATGGATGGATTGGTTTCTGTGGCATAGATGGTGTTTACCGTTGTCTCCCTCCTTTCTACGACGTCCTTGTTCTCATGGTTGACCTATTGGGATTAAAGTATAAGAAGGGTAGGGTACACCAAGGGTAGGTTCAGATTTACGTTAAACGGATCTGGAAGACTGTCAGCTGGAGTTCACCGGATTTGGCCTAGCTGAATTCTGCCGTTCACTGACGAACCCctctgactataatgggatccgtcaAGGATCTAGACGCTTCCCAGCATGAGTGCCAGTTTTTGGCCAGGCCAAATCAGCCTGCTGGAACCATTTAACTTAAGTGTGATCCCAACCTTACAAGTGCAGATCGGTAGAGAGTCTGCACCACATCCAAATTCATGTCTTAAAGCTCAGCACATATAACATACACAAGCCTAGACCTATGCTAGGACCAGAGCATGACTAACTGTTCTGGGCTCCTACCCAACCCCACCTCAAACAATCTGCCCTAAACTTCCATCCTATGTCATCTCAATATTAATGTGACCCCACTGGATGCAGTATTATTTGTGTCCATCAGAAGATTAGGATAGCTGTTGCAAAATTTCACCTCTCAACATGTCCCAACATCTTTTCTGGGAAGGGAAGTGATGTAATATAAGCAGGGGTGTGTCTTAACAAGTCAGGGGTGGGATTAAGTTCAGTTGGAACACCACATATTAGACATGCCTTGCAGTAGACCACACTTGCAGGAAGAACACTGCCCCCCAAGTTGTGATAGGGGAAGAACTAAAGCAAGATCTCTGGTTCTGGTGAGGTTCAGGGCTGATTCTAGCTTACATTTTTACATAAattattggacaacccctttaaaactatgGTCAAGGATGAGAAAAGCATGGCTGTTTCCTTCCAAAAAGAGAGTCACAATtgaccacaggttgtgtgtgttcTCCGGCTCAGTCTCATTGGTTTCAAAGTCATGGTGCTGTTattggaagaaagcagctatgtttttctTCTgatagacaatccctttaagggtacaGAACAGCTGTATCTACCTACTAACTGTCTTCTGCCTGGGCCTCGGTTAACACTTCCTGCCCTAGATGCCTCCAGGTGTACTAGTGGTTCTTAGAGACACCACCCTCTGTAACTCATGCGAGGCTCATGTTCACAGACACGTCACACCACAATTTTATAGTACCTACTGTCATATTAGGAGGCTTTCCCTTTAAGAGTATTTCATAATAAACATTTTCTGTCTGAATATCTCCAGTAAATGGTGCAGTGTTTGGTTTTCTCCCACTGAAGGTAGAAAAACAGAAGTCATTAGTTAAACAACAGAACTGAAACGTACAGTAATAGAGTGCAGTAATACAGTACagtaatacagtcattttgtagtAATACAGTAATAGATTGCAGTAATACAGTAATTGtgtaataatacagtacagtgatAGAGTGTAATAATACATTACAGTAATAGAGTGCAGTAATACAGTAATTGTGTAGTAATGCAGTGCAGTAATACAGTAATAGAGTGCAGTAATACAGTACAGTAATACAGTAATTGTGTAGTAATACAGTGCAGTAATACAGTAATAGTGTAGTAATACAGTAATAGATTGCAGTAATACAGTAATTGtgtaataatacagtacagtgatAGAGTGCAGTAATACATTACAGTAATAGAGTGCAGTAATACAGTAATAGAGTGCAGTAATACAGTACAGTAATACAGTAATAGTGCAGTAATAGTGTAGTAATACAGTAATAGAGTGCAGTAATACAGTACAGTAATAGagtgctatctatctatctctctatctctgagCATTATATCAGTGGTATGAGGCAGGGTGATATTGTGGTAAGGACTGCATTGTAGGACCTCACGTGATTTCCTGTAACCTCTTGCGGTTTGAGGTGGTAGCAGTCTGCAGTAGACCACTTCTGGTTTTTCACCCTCTTGTGCAGAACACTCCCGGATACAATGTGAAAACAAGTAAAATGTCATCATTTATCCAAAGCAACTCTGAAAGGTTAAACACTCACCAGCTAGAACAGCGCATAGTCCTCATCTTCTTGTTCTTCAGACAGCAAGTGCAGAGAGTCACCAGTACTATCAGAACAACGCACGTGAGTGTCACAATGGCCACCATCCCACCCTTCTCTGTCCCTAAGATAGAAATACAGCTCCATCAAGCGTTCATTCTGATAAGGAGACCTCTTTAACTGGCAGGTACCTTTTAAAAAGGGGTcaataaagggttaataagggAGGGTTCCCTTGGTGATACAAATTAGGGGTGACAAGGTTACAccaactgtacatatataattatacacagaagatacccaggttataccagcatgctccatatcactatatacaagaagatgtataacttataccagctgtacatatataattatatacaggagatgcccaggttataccagcatgctccatatcactatatacaagaagatgtataacttataccagctgtacatatataattatatacaggagatacccaggttataccagcatgctccatatcactatatacaagaagatgtataacttataccagctgtacatatataattatatacaggagatacccaggttataccagcatggtccatatcactatatacaagaagatgtataacttataccagctgtacatatataattatatacaggagatgcccaggttataccagcatgctccatatcactatatacaataagatgtataacttataccagctgtacatatataattatatacaggagatacccaggttataccagcatgctccatatcactatatacaagaagatgtataacttataccagctgtacatatataattatatacaggagatacccaggttataccagcatgctccatatcactatatacaataagatgtataacttataccagctgtacatatataattatatataggagatacccaggttataccagctgtacatatatgattatatacaggagatacccaggttataccagcatgctccatatcactatatacaagaagatgtataacttataccagctgtacatatataattatatacaggagatacccaggttataccagcatgctccatatcactatatacaagaagatgtataacttataccagctgtacatatataattatatacaggagatgcccaggttataccggcatgctccatatcactatatacaagaagatgtataacttataccagctgtacatatataattatatacaggagatacccaggttataccagcatgctccatatcactatatacaagaagatgtataacttataccagctgtacatatataattatatacaggagatgcccaggttataccagcatgctccatatcactatatacaagaagatgtataacttataccagctgtacatatataattatatacaggagatgcccaggttataccggcatgctccatatcactatatacaagaagatgtataacttataccagctgtacatatataattatatacaggagatacccaggttataccagcatggtctatatcactatatacaagaagatgtataacttataccagctgtacatatataattatatacaggagatgcccaggttataacagcatgctccatatcactgtatacaagaagatgtataacttataccagctgtacatatataattatatacaggagatgcccaggttataccagcatgctccatatcactatatacaggaagatgtataacttataccagctgtacatatataattatatacaggagatacccaggttataccagcatgctccatatcattatatactagaagatgtataacttataccagctgtacatatataattatatacaggagatacccaggttataccagcatgctccatatcactatatacaagaagatgtataacttataccagctgtacatatataattatatacaggagatacccaggttataccagcatgctccatatcactatatacaagaagatgtataacttataccagctgtacatatataattatatacaggagatacccaggttataccagcatgctccatagcactatatacaagaagatgtataacttataccagctgtacatatataattatatacaggagatacccaggttataacagcatggtccatatcactatatacaagaagatgtataacttataccagctgtacatatataattatatacaggagatacccaggttataccggcatgctccatatcactgtatacaagaagatgtataacttataccagctgtacatatataattatatacaggagatacccaggttataccagcatgctccatataactatatacaagaagatgtctaacttataccagctgtacatatataattatatacaggagatacccaggttataccggcatgctccatatcactatatacaagaagatgtataacttataccagctgtacatatataattatatacaggagatacccaggttataccggcatgctccatatcactatatacaagaagatgtataacttataccagctgtacatatataattatatacaggagatacccaggttataccagcatgctccatatcactatattcaagaagatgtataacttataccagctgtacatatataattatatacaggagatgcccaggttataacagcatgctccatatcactatatacaagaagatgtataacttataccagctgtacatatataattatatacaggagatacccaggttataccagcatgctccatatcgctatatacaagaagatgtataacttatactagctgtacatatataattatatacaggagatgcccaggttataccagcatgctccatatcactatatacaagaagatgtataacttataccagctgtacatatataattatatacaggagatacccaggttataccagcatgctccatatcactatattcaagaagatgtataacttataccagctgtacatatataattatatacaggagatacccaggttataccagcatgctccatatcactatatacaagaagatgtataacttataccagctgtacatatataattatatacaggagatgcccaggttataacagcatgctccatatcactgtatacaagaagatgtataacttataccagctgtacatatataattatatacaggagatacccaggttataccagcatgctccatatcactgtatacaagaagatgtataacttataccagctgtacatatataattatatacaggagatgcccaggttataccagcatgctccatatcactatatacaagaagatgtataacttataccagctgaacTTATATAGTTATatgcaggagatacccaggttataccagaatGTTCATATCACCATATATGTATAGGTAGTTAAAACTTACTGTACACAGTGAGATGATATTCTTGACTACATTCACCTTTTTCATTAAAAATACTGGCCACGAATGTTCCGCTTTGTTTCGTGTTTATTTTTACGATTCCCAGTGAGACGTTTCCCTCAGTGTAAAGCTTTGATCTGTAATCCCAACTTTTGATATCGATAGTTTTGTTTGGTTTAGTATTTGCTATATGTTTGTTACCAAAAACCCAGGAAATTTCTTTAATCATTTCTTCATCCACTTGTAGGATTACATTCTCCCCCTCAATAGCAGAAACATTTTTCACCTCTCCACATGGTTTGTAACAGAAGACACCtaacaaaaaaaagtcataaaatgtgaagtgaagaccatggcCACCACCAAGACATGAGAGGAGCTCTGGGTAAAAATTTTAAGTAGTCACTAGTAAGAATAGTTTCCAGACTTTTAGTAGGTTCTCTGTCTCACATTTTCCCAACTTTTTGAGATGACAAAAAAGAACATAAGAATTCAGGTTACTCCAAGTGCCAAAGCAAACATttcaggtatcgccatgtcccaaTAATGAATCCAAGCCTCCCATTTCACTCTGCCCGATGACTGCAGATAACCTTGCCCCAATCTCACATTCCCGTGATGGTGACTatacatttggatgtctgccccaaCAATGATAGTCGCTGTCCTCAAATATCTGTTCTCATAGGACCTCCACATTTGTACCTTTTCTGGCAAAGCTGTCAGGTCTCTGGCCGGAGAACTCAATGCCAAAAGGGCCGCCATCTAGCCTCTTTGCCCTAGCCAGGGTATGAAAATTCCAACCTAGGGTAGCAAACAAAATCTTTGCCACCGAGTGATTAAAAGTCTATCTTGTGCAAATTTCCTCAAAAATGTACCAAGCTGAAGCAATCTGCTGTGTCGAAAACGTGTTGCACCAGGACAGCAGGTCAATGTCTTCAATGGGAGCTAAAAATACCTTAGTCTAGCTGGCACAGAGAGTCCACCACCACCTTATCATAACACAGTCCTTTTTTCAGGAACATTGTTGGTGTCCTGGAGAGTCCCTTTAAGCATTTGCTCAAACAAAATATGGTGAAATActtacatttttgaaaaataaggaGCAGGATGGCAGTGCAGTAACAAAACATCATTAACTGTGTTAGACTTGAGGGACTAAGCTCGAAATCTTTTACTCTGTTTCAGGAAATACAAAAACACTTCCTGTttcctgcaaaaaagtgttaagaagatcccaatctaatgtGAGGTTGTGGTAGAAGCAGATTTAAGCAGCACCTTTACAGTGAAAGCAACTTTAAAgattctcaaaaaaaaaactctgtgtgggAAAGAAAATATTACTGGGTTATTGCCCCGCATCTGTGCAGACCAGATGACTCGGCTGTGTAAGATGTTATGGGTGCAGGTTGGGGATTACTAGTTCTCACTGAGGAGACCCAGCaggtgtatggagacttattttcATGTCACCCAAACATGAGACTCTTCCAAAAAGAAGAGTAAATTATGCATAGATGCCTTTTTTGATGCTTTTGCCCCTTTTCAGTACGGAGCAGggtactgattggctgcatgagATGCACGCCTTAGGGACCCAGTGGTACACGGTGGAATTCGCtgcagattgttgggaagaaaACGTTCCTTCCCAACATTTGGCTGCTTGTTCAGTGGAGGAAACCGCATGCAGCGATCACCCCCACACTATGAGAACAAGGGATCGCTATTGTGATCGCTtgacctcatacagctgcattgtttctggacaAGAGATCGCTGTTCAAAAAGAAACaataatttaggtgcctgcacaaaCAACAGGATTTCGCTTGTTCATCGGATTGCCGGGAACGATAACCTGTCAGAGAATCCGCTCTTGTAAATCCACCGAGCTAGTAGACCCCCTCATCCTGGGCCCCACTTGGGCTATATTTATTAAAAGGCAATTTTATTGCTCATTAGCTCTTCTAATTTTCAGACTTCTTACTGGCTACCCCTTGAGTTCTAGGGGTGAGAAGTGTGGCCATATGGTTCCTCACCCACTTGGCTTCTCGCTGCGGGGAGAAGCCGGACCTCGATTCAGGCTCTTGGCCAATACCTGGGGTGGCAGTTCAGGTGGAAACCAGAGCAAGACAAGCTCTTCCTCGGTCGGCTTCAGCTGAGGATGACCACTAGTCCCCAACACTTGCAGGAGCCTTGTGGTCTGGAGGGTTAAGGATTGGTTTACAAGGGGCCCCTGCACTTTTTTAGTTGCATGAGGTAAAGAAAGTCATGTTCTGCGGCTTTCAAATAAAACTTCTTAATTGTCTTCTGTTTCACAAATCTATAAAATACTTTAACATTTTCCCTTCTAATTTTGAAACTCAGTCAGATAACTATGTCTCTGAGGGTCCTCTCATAATAAGTATGTGGTATATACCGTTTTATTGTTTGAGTCTCATTTAGGAGCATTTTAGCAGGTGGCAACCACATTACAGCACCCCTAGGTGTTAGGACTTCTTTCCATTTCTGCATGTTAAAAGACTTTCTGTTTCACTATATCTTTTACATTGAAAGCCAAAGTGCCCCATAACATTCTCAATCATTCGCCCTGTGTTACTATGACTCTCTGTTAGTGACTCCATAACTTTTCCAGCCTCAGTTGGAAAGCCCATGACATGTCTAACCTTGTATGTAAAAGTGTCACTATGTCATTGTGTTCCCCTGGCCTGGAAGGAAATGTTGATGTTGAGAGGAAACTATCTGAAATATGTGGAGTGTGGAGGTGATGTGGGGGTGTAGACCTGCCTGGAATAAACCTCTGGTGTGGTGGGGTAACCATTATAGGTTGCATCATGGCTTCAGATGATCACTATGTAGTATACTGAACTGATGAGTGCTCAACAAAGCGGAAACAGGCTGTGGAAATCCCACCACAACAGACCTTAACATGGAAGAGTAGCTTGCTATAGCTCCTTGGTGTAGAACGGTAAGCATCTCGGGTATGGATGAGGATGACTAGGAATTTCAGAAAAAGCCTTCCGAAATTGACAGGATAACTCTATAAGCTCGAAGTGGTATCAATTGCTGCTCCCtgttattgcacccactacttacaaagaaatgcgctttgtgatgaagtaattcatcacaaagtgtatttttttgtaaaatttggtgcaacagccaaatcgaattttccaatacttcgctGATCTCTAATCATGAAAATCGAATAAAATCTCCAAAATCTCCAACACAAACAAAATCTCCAACACAACAAGCATTATAAAAATAGTATGCACCTTTATTTATCATTATGTATCACAGTTTCCAGAGCTTCAGACTCCTAAAATATGGGTTCTTTCTACTGATATCCACTATATATCCGAACTAGAGGTTGCCACAGCTGGAAATCTGAAATGAAAGAAAGAAGTCCTTATCACAAGTTGTTCTAATGTCAGAGATGATGATGTTTATTTATCAAACTACTGTAAAATAAACCTGGCTtatttgcccacagcaaccaatcagtttctacttttcatttttcagacgTCCTTTggcaaataaaaggtggaatcgaaTGGGTTGCTGTGGACAACGAAGACCGTTTtccattacaccagttttgatacatgctgtgagaggggggaAAGGAACAGCAGGAGGAAGGTTCTGATAACACTGTAAACAGTGCAGAAGGAGATACTCTGAATTTTGTAGGTACTTTTTTTTCCTTGTGCAGTTGTTGTGTGGATGAGGGTGTAATTTTATCTAAGGCATTGATAAGAGGTCACATAGGAACTGTGGGTCAATTCCTTGCTATAAGAGCAATGAGATGGCGGTGCTCTGTAGTATGATGTTGTGATTGTTGATTTCTTGAAAGAATTCAAGATGGACCTGAATGGCTTTCTTCAAAGATATAATATTACATGTAATCTGAGCTAGAGGTATCTGTAGAAGGGTCGTTGGATCCTGGAATCCTTTTTGCCCTTctggatattttttttcttgGCTGAACATGtcctgggatttaaaaaaaaaaaaaaatgcgataTTGTGTCATGAGATGTCTCACCATACTGTATTGAATTGGTTTCATGAGATATTGGAGTCGTTAAGATTTTATTAATGTCTTTTGTGCCTTTCCTCGTATGCATTTTATTACTGTGCGGTAAGCAGACACAAGGCATTATGTGAAAAGAGCCTAGCACAGTCTCGCAGAGCAGCTCATGGTTGTTGCTCCTCGCGGAAAAACCTTTCTATGAAGTCCACGAGAAAGCCCCTTTAGGCAATTGATATTCTGATTTCTTACCTGAGTTTTGAATCACAGACAATGCGTCAGCTCCAGTATAGACGTCATGATGGCAACTGTCATAATCCAGATCGAAGGTGATCCGGCCCGATGAGCTAGACCAATGGCTGTTTCTACGATAAAACATCAACATTTTTTAAGAACTATTCTTAGAAGAAGAAGAAACCACCCAAAGCTGAGAAGAAGACAAACAATGTTAGCAAAAGTACTTTAAAAGGACCTACAGTCTTGTGTTATTGGTTTTGACCAGTGCT
The sequence above is drawn from the Bufo bufo chromosome 11, aBufBuf1.1, whole genome shotgun sequence genome and encodes:
- the LOC120981899 gene encoding uncharacterized protein LOC120981899 isoform X2, with amino-acid sequence MMFCYCTAILLLIFQKCVFCYKPCGEVKNVSAIEGENVILQVDEEMIKEISWVFGNKHIANTKPNKTIDIKSWDYRSKLYTEGNVSLGIVKINTKQSGTFVASIFNEKGTEKGGMVAIVTLTCVVLIVLVTLCTCCLKNKKMRTMRCSSCGRKPNTAPFTGDIQTENVYYEILLKGKPPNMTVNHENKDVVERRETTVNTIYATETNPSMVPVDN
- the LOC120981899 gene encoding uncharacterized protein LOC120981899 isoform X1, which produces MMFCYCTAILLLIFQKCVFCYKPCGEVKNVSAIEGENVILQVDEEMIKEISWVFGNKHIANTKPNKTIDIKSWDYRSKLYTEGNVSLGIVKINTKQSGTFVASIFNEKGECSQEYHLTVYRTEKGGMVAIVTLTCVVLIVLVTLCTCCLKNKKMRTMRCSSCGRKPNTAPFTGDIQTENVYYEILLKGKPPNMTVNHENKDVVERRETTVNTIYATETNPSMVPVDN
- the LOC120981899 gene encoding uncharacterized protein LOC120981899 isoform X3; protein product: MMFCYCTAILLLIFQKCVFCYKPCGEVKNVSAIEGENVILQVDEEMIKEISWVFGNKHIANTKPNKTIDIKSWDYRSKLYTEGNVSLGIVKINTKQSGTFVASIFNEKGECSQEYHLTVYRTEKGGMVAIVTLTCVVLIVLVTLCTCCLKNKKMRTMRCSSCGRKPNTAPFTGDIQTENVYYEILLKGKPPNMTVPVDN